A DNA window from Mytilus edulis chromosome 14, xbMytEdul2.2, whole genome shotgun sequence contains the following coding sequences:
- the LOC139503205 gene encoding uncharacterized protein CXorf65 homolog → MAFITVKYGDSQEDIFNPNCRTFNLLRCIQRRCKCNDEVELSDESGNIKFLRECPNRYASEMLTDRESLVLLRVEKKDSHGEIYVPLLNDEYISDEFRTRISTKGSGGSGSRPNSRRVRSNTRRSKKDEKKQRTESRGTAPSAKLDSKRSRSRQGK, encoded by the exons ATGGCTTTTATTACTGTGAAATATGGAG attctCAAGAAGATATTTTCAATCCGAACTGCAGAACATTTAACTTGCTTAGATGTATTCAACGTCGATGTAAATGTAACGATGAGG TCGAACTATCAGATGAAAGTGGTAATATAAAGTTTTTACGAGAATGTCCAAATAGATATGCCAGTGAAATGTTGACGGACAGAGAATCATTAGTATTACTACGTGTAGAAA agAAGGATTCCCATGGTGAAATTTACGTACCACTGTTAAACGACGAATACATTTCAGACGAATTCCGCA CACGAATATCTACAAAAGGATCGGGAGGATCAGGTTCACGGCCAAACAGCAGACGAGTTAGATCAAACACAAGGCGGAGTAAAAAGGACGAGAAAAAACAGCGAACTGAAAGTAGAGGAACCGCGCCATCTGCCAAATTAGATTCAAAACGATCAAGATCGCGGCAAGGGAAATAA